A section of the Paenibacillus odorifer genome encodes:
- a CDS encoding Ger(x)C family spore germination protein yields the protein MNKVINKRISLLLLLSLVFVFLTGCWDQLEIEDRALVLGLSIDSVPANSKTEDDQTTHLKSANINLPKIRVTAQIAVPGRVPLGPSSGGEGSGGNQNPVWVVQVYGYSLDDALNNLQQQISDPRYLIHLRVIIISEDFARKNLSDLNDYLRRNPEVRRRTWLLVSEGEASKFMNINPPLQRVPTLYILSTMEKAVRSGKFPANYIGVFWSAESKWGESGYLPYVSLHQKDNMLIKGLAYFSGGVMVGSTTPIEIGAYMSMKGLDPGGYSVMFNSEDFGPLTLKVNDRFTRSKVKIKDGKPHITINIYLEAALDEHLGNNIRIDSSQDLKKLEANFQKGVLTIFDHLIKQTQQAHSDIFGMGEYVRAYAPSYWKANVRDKHDWEQQYSDLSIELNVKTNIERVGLKED from the coding sequence ATGAATAAAGTAATTAACAAGCGTATTAGTCTTCTCCTCCTTCTCTCTCTGGTATTTGTATTCCTTACGGGCTGCTGGGACCAGCTCGAAATTGAAGATCGTGCATTAGTGCTGGGATTGTCTATAGATTCAGTGCCAGCAAATAGTAAAACCGAAGATGATCAAACGACACATCTAAAAAGCGCAAATATTAATTTGCCCAAAATCCGTGTGACCGCCCAAATTGCAGTTCCAGGGAGAGTTCCGTTAGGTCCTAGCAGCGGGGGAGAAGGTAGCGGGGGGAATCAAAATCCGGTTTGGGTTGTACAAGTTTACGGTTACTCACTAGATGATGCCTTAAACAATTTGCAACAACAGATCTCTGACCCACGTTACCTCATCCATCTTCGGGTGATTATCATCAGCGAGGATTTTGCACGCAAAAACCTGTCGGATTTAAATGATTATTTACGCCGCAACCCTGAAGTTCGTCGCCGTACCTGGTTATTAGTGTCCGAAGGCGAGGCTTCTAAATTTATGAATATTAATCCACCACTTCAGCGAGTTCCAACCCTCTATATCCTATCCACCATGGAAAAAGCCGTGAGATCCGGAAAGTTCCCAGCTAACTATATAGGCGTATTCTGGTCAGCTGAATCTAAATGGGGAGAGAGCGGTTATCTGCCTTATGTGTCTTTACATCAAAAAGACAATATGTTGATAAAAGGTCTTGCTTACTTTAGCGGAGGCGTTATGGTTGGTTCGACTACTCCCATTGAGATTGGCGCATATATGTCCATGAAAGGTCTTGATCCTGGGGGATATTCCGTCATGTTCAATTCAGAGGACTTTGGCCCACTGACTCTTAAAGTTAACGACCGATTTACAAGGTCTAAAGTTAAAATCAAAGACGGCAAACCCCATATCACTATAAATATTTATTTAGAAGCAGCGCTAGATGAGCACCTAGGTAATAATATTCGTATTGATTCCAGCCAGGATTTAAAAAAACTTGAGGCCAACTTTCAAAAAGGAGTCCTCACCATCTTCGACCATCTGATTAAACAGACGCAACAGGCTCACTCGGATATCTTTGGTATGGGTGAATATGTTCGTGCATATGCTCCTTCCTACTGGAAAGCTAATGTTCGTGACAAACATGACTGGGAGCAACAGTATTCTGATCTCTCTATAGAACTTAATGTGAAGACGAATATTGAAAGAGTCGGTCTTAAAGAAGACTAG
- a CDS encoding GerAB/ArcD/ProY family transporter, with product MNNNRPITTIQVVAVVVSTIIGIGILSIPRYMAEAGDSGAPLVSASGIPVAFLGCWFTAAVCRKFPNETLFVFSRRLVGRSIADIFNVLISLFFAFTAGITMRQFGEVCVAVVFKKTPIEAVILLMLILAALSIRRNIVKFTYVHIFYLPFILLTVLSIILVAMKNVDALNLLPLTGNYITFSSFSKGTVTSAALYQGTFVITLLVPLMKKPQQVLKAGAAALFIIGFIYVMIVAATLGMFGAQETKLLAYPTLETARSISIGAGLLERFDALFITVWVISIFTTIFTNYYLAAYSLQQVFRYKDHRLVSSFSLPLIFVFSLLPRNIYQVYTFSSVTAIIGLIFLTLYPLLLWLIALIRQKGGLSNE from the coding sequence ATGAACAACAACCGCCCCATAACAACGATCCAAGTCGTGGCAGTAGTCGTTAGTACGATTATTGGAATAGGTATCTTGAGTATTCCCCGTTATATGGCTGAAGCTGGAGACAGCGGGGCGCCACTGGTTTCGGCTTCAGGCATCCCTGTTGCATTTCTAGGCTGCTGGTTTACAGCCGCTGTATGTCGGAAATTCCCCAATGAAACTCTGTTTGTATTCAGCCGCCGGTTAGTCGGGAGAAGCATCGCGGATATTTTCAATGTACTTATCTCTTTGTTTTTTGCTTTCACTGCCGGGATTACCATGCGTCAATTCGGAGAGGTATGTGTTGCGGTCGTGTTTAAAAAAACACCTATCGAAGCGGTCATTCTATTAATGCTTATTTTGGCTGCTTTATCTATCCGCAGAAACATTGTGAAATTCACCTATGTACATATTTTTTATTTGCCTTTCATCTTGTTAACCGTTCTCAGCATTATATTAGTAGCCATGAAAAATGTAGATGCTTTAAACTTACTTCCACTCACTGGAAATTACATCACCTTTTCAAGCTTTTCCAAAGGGACTGTCACTTCAGCTGCCCTTTATCAGGGCACATTTGTCATCACACTGCTGGTTCCTTTAATGAAAAAACCTCAGCAAGTGCTTAAAGCAGGAGCTGCTGCCCTTTTTATTATTGGCTTCATCTATGTAATGATTGTTGCGGCCACTTTAGGAATGTTCGGAGCGCAAGAAACCAAATTACTCGCTTATCCAACCTTAGAAACCGCCCGCTCCATTTCTATTGGTGCAGGACTACTAGAACGATTCGATGCGCTGTTTATTACTGTTTGGGTAATATCTATATTTACTACCATTTTTACGAACTACTACTTAGCAGCATATTCACTTCAGCAAGTATTTCGGTACAAAGATCACCGCCTTGTATCAAGCTTCTCACTTCCACTTATCTTCGTCTTTTCACTTTTGCCAAGAAATATTTATCAGGTTTATACCTTTTCTTCCGTCACAGCGATTATCGGGTTAATTTTTTTGACTCTCTACCCTCTTCTTTTATGGTTAATAGCTCTGATTCGGCAAAAAGGAGGGCTATCGAATGAATAA
- a CDS encoding spore germination protein produces the protein MQNWKQNYSSFKQKKTHEDPTIPDQRSEKPLDPDLKNNIKAISQIFGEDADLVVRNFRVYGLYDAVIIFFSSLVDQNQIHEHVLKPLMSPPADLSTIPEERKDLPDFIWNTTIQIAAGNRTKDLNSLPLALLEGSVVLLIDGMDQALHFNLRKIEHRSIEQPQTEQVIRGSREGFIENLEANLSLLRYRLQTPDFRVITAPLGVRTRSQVAVCYIEGIVDPELVEKVMKRLSMINTDSILDAGYIEQFIEDNPLSPFPQVQPTERPDKSAAALLEGRVIILVDGSPFSLIVPALFNQFFQTIDDYSERFIVGSLIRGIRLIALLFSLFFPALYVSVISFNPELMPTEFAVAISGGRAGVPFPAVLEVLIMEVFMEVLREATIRLPQMIGGALSIVGVLVIGQAAVSAGLASPTTVVIVAITTIGSFATPAYNAAISSRMLRFPLIILAGCFGLYGVMLGTIVIVNHLLFLESFGVPYMTPYVPTKWRDLKDSLIRVPLWWMRRRPSFLNTQDPTRLAHELPTTYSDQIFKEKGELDEQQPPHNNDPSRGSSR, from the coding sequence GTGCAAAACTGGAAGCAAAACTATAGTTCTTTTAAGCAAAAAAAAACGCACGAAGATCCCACCATTCCTGATCAGCGTTCGGAAAAGCCACTAGATCCCGACCTAAAAAATAATATTAAAGCCATTAGCCAAATTTTTGGAGAAGATGCAGATCTCGTTGTGCGTAATTTTCGGGTATACGGTTTATATGATGCGGTAATTATCTTTTTTTCATCTTTGGTGGACCAAAATCAAATTCATGAGCATGTGCTTAAACCGTTAATGAGCCCTCCCGCTGATCTCTCGACAATTCCTGAAGAGCGCAAGGATCTGCCTGATTTCATCTGGAATACGACCATACAAATAGCGGCTGGGAACCGAACGAAGGACTTAAATTCTCTGCCACTCGCTCTATTAGAAGGGAGCGTTGTACTCCTTATAGATGGTATGGATCAAGCACTTCACTTCAATTTGCGTAAAATCGAACATCGCAGCATTGAACAGCCACAGACCGAGCAGGTAATTCGTGGCTCACGCGAAGGTTTTATAGAAAACTTGGAGGCAAACCTTTCCTTACTCCGTTATCGGCTGCAAACGCCAGATTTCCGGGTTATTACTGCTCCGCTTGGTGTGCGGACACGCTCACAGGTTGCTGTGTGCTATATAGAAGGGATAGTAGATCCTGAATTGGTTGAAAAAGTGATGAAGAGATTATCCATGATAAACACAGATAGCATCCTTGATGCAGGGTACATCGAGCAATTCATTGAGGATAACCCATTATCTCCTTTTCCTCAGGTTCAACCAACAGAACGTCCGGATAAATCAGCGGCAGCCTTATTGGAAGGAAGAGTCATCATTCTGGTAGATGGCTCCCCATTCTCGCTCATCGTCCCTGCATTGTTCAATCAATTTTTTCAGACCATAGACGACTATTCGGAACGTTTTATTGTAGGCAGCCTAATCCGGGGGATTCGACTAATTGCCCTGTTGTTCTCTCTTTTTTTCCCTGCTCTATATGTATCCGTCATCTCCTTCAACCCGGAGCTTATGCCTACCGAATTTGCCGTAGCGATTTCAGGGGGTAGAGCAGGCGTTCCTTTTCCAGCGGTCTTGGAAGTTCTGATTATGGAGGTCTTCATGGAGGTGCTCCGCGAAGCAACTATTCGTCTACCACAAATGATTGGGGGCGCCCTTTCTATTGTAGGTGTTCTTGTTATTGGTCAGGCTGCTGTTTCAGCAGGTCTAGCAAGTCCGACAACCGTTGTTATTGTCGCTATAACCACTATCGGTTCTTTTGCCACCCCTGCCTATAATGCCGCTATCTCATCCAGAATGCTAAGATTTCCACTGATTATTCTAGCCGGTTGTTTTGGTCTTTACGGAGTCATGTTAGGTACCATCGTTATCGTGAATCACTTATTATTCTTGGAATCCTTTGGCGTTCCTTACATGACACCATATGTGCCCACGAAATGGAGAGATCTGAAGGACAGTCTGATTCGTGTCCCCTTATGGTGGATGAGAAGACGTCCGAGCTTCTTGAACACTCAAGACCCTACTCGTCTCGCTCATGAGTTACCAACGACGTATTCAGATCAGATTTTTAAGGAGAAGGGTGAACTCGATGAACAACAACCGCCCCATAACAACGATCCAAGTCGTGGCAGTAGTCGTTAG
- the recQ gene encoding DNA helicase RecQ, with translation MKMQAPTIEQAQAELQKYYGYPDFRDGQKKIVQNLLEGRDTLGILPTGGGKSICYQVPALLLPGLTLVISPLISLMKDQVDALTTAGIPAAFINSTLSGKEVNERIRAARRGDLKLLYVAPERLELDWFRLEMAELSISCVAVDEAHCVSQWGHDFRTSYLSVSPFVDELPDRPILAAFTATATPEVMEDMVRLLRLREPGIFMTGLGRDNLAMSVLRGENKREFVMDYAATHSHQPGIVYAATRKEVDDLYQRLQASGIAAGRYHAGMNDQERADSQEGFLYDDIRVMVATNAFGMGIDKSNVRYVIHYNMPKNMEAYVQEAGRAGRDGEPSECILLFSAQDIMTQKFLIEQNPQDTDRKANEYRKLQQMIDYCYTTRCLRSAQLDYFGEEHGDKPCGICSSCTDERELVDMTVDAQKIFSCIHRMRERYGVALVASVLKGSRNQKVMQYGFDKLPTHGAMSSRTEKEISESINVLISEGYLALSEGQYPVVRLQPLAAEVLRGQREVMQRVARPSRAGTTSGTRVRSRGHDLSPSAVNETVFEQLRLIRRELAGREHVPSYIIFNDATLREMSVVCPQTEAEMLRVKGVGEVKYRKYGKAFLEFFQNEM, from the coding sequence ATGAAGATGCAAGCACCTACTATTGAACAGGCGCAGGCTGAGCTGCAAAAATATTACGGTTATCCAGACTTTCGGGATGGCCAGAAAAAGATTGTTCAGAACTTGCTGGAAGGACGCGACACATTGGGAATCCTCCCTACGGGTGGCGGGAAATCAATCTGTTATCAGGTTCCTGCACTGCTCCTGCCAGGGCTGACACTGGTGATATCACCACTGATCTCGCTGATGAAAGACCAGGTGGATGCGTTAACTACCGCGGGTATTCCGGCAGCCTTTATTAATAGCACGTTAAGCGGAAAAGAAGTGAATGAGCGGATTCGGGCTGCCCGGCGGGGTGATTTGAAGCTGCTCTATGTTGCGCCCGAAAGGCTTGAGCTGGACTGGTTCCGTCTGGAAATGGCTGAGCTGTCAATTTCCTGCGTGGCTGTTGATGAAGCGCACTGTGTATCCCAGTGGGGGCATGATTTTCGGACAAGTTATCTGTCTGTGTCTCCATTTGTAGATGAGCTGCCTGACCGGCCGATCTTGGCTGCATTTACTGCCACGGCGACGCCGGAGGTTATGGAGGATATGGTCCGGCTGCTGCGTTTGCGCGAGCCGGGTATTTTCATGACGGGACTAGGAAGAGACAATCTGGCAATGTCCGTGCTGCGGGGAGAGAACAAGCGGGAGTTCGTTATGGATTATGCGGCTACGCATTCCCACCAGCCGGGGATTGTATATGCGGCAACCCGCAAAGAAGTAGATGATCTGTATCAGAGGCTGCAGGCCTCTGGCATAGCAGCAGGTCGCTATCATGCGGGTATGAATGATCAGGAGCGGGCAGATAGCCAGGAAGGGTTCCTCTATGACGATATCCGGGTTATGGTGGCTACGAATGCCTTTGGGATGGGGATTGATAAATCCAATGTCCGATACGTAATTCACTACAATATGCCCAAAAATATGGAAGCTTATGTTCAGGAAGCGGGTCGTGCTGGACGTGACGGGGAGCCGAGTGAATGTATTTTGCTGTTTAGTGCGCAGGATATTATGACGCAAAAGTTCCTGATCGAGCAGAATCCACAGGATACTGACCGTAAAGCTAACGAATATCGCAAGCTTCAGCAAATGATTGATTATTGCTATACTACTCGCTGCTTGCGCAGTGCCCAGCTGGATTATTTCGGGGAAGAACATGGGGACAAGCCATGTGGTATCTGCAGCTCATGTACGGATGAACGAGAGCTAGTGGATATGACCGTCGATGCGCAAAAGATCTTCTCCTGCATTCACCGCATGCGGGAGCGTTATGGTGTAGCGTTGGTAGCATCTGTGCTGAAAGGCTCTCGCAATCAAAAGGTGATGCAGTACGGCTTCGATAAGCTGCCCACACATGGGGCGATGTCGAGCCGGACGGAGAAGGAAATCTCAGAGAGTATCAATGTGCTTATCTCAGAAGGGTATCTTGCCTTGTCGGAAGGCCAGTACCCTGTAGTACGGCTCCAGCCTCTGGCTGCCGAGGTCCTGCGCGGACAGCGTGAGGTGATGCAGCGTGTGGCGCGGCCTTCGCGGGCAGGCACAACATCCGGTACGAGAGTTCGTAGTCGGGGGCATGACCTGTCGCCATCAGCCGTCAATGAGACTGTCTTTGAGCAGCTGCGTCTTATCCGGCGTGAATTGGCAGGACGCGAGCATGTGCCATCGTACATTATTTTTAATGATGCCACGCTGCGTGAGATGAGTGTGGTTTGCCCGCAGACCGAAGCGGAAATGCTGAGGGTAAAGGGTGTTGGGGAAGTGAAATACCGGAAGTACGGTAAGGCATTCTTAGAGTTTTTTCAAAATGAAATGTAG
- a CDS encoding B12-binding domain-containing radical SAM protein, whose product MKIVLTTLNAKYIHTSLAIRLLKAYSEHEFKDIHLAEYTIKDPVMNIVSDLFQKRPDVIGFSCYIWNIEETLKLIGILKQVMPEVTIVLGGPEVSYEPLHWMKREAGIDFIVNGDGEETFHHLLQELRDDRKFHFVYGAAYRKGEEIIVNPPRPKSDLNTLPTPHRFPEDIPDLSKRIVYFETSRGCPFNCQFCLSSIEVGVRYYDIERVKSDLLYLIQNGAKIIKFLDRTFNINRNYAMEMFQFLIDNHQGCVFQFEITADIMRPEVLDFLSKNAPPGIFRFEIGVQSTNDETNELVKRRQNFKKLSRTVMKIKASGNIDQHLDLIAGLPMEDYSTFRKTFNDVFVMEPEELQLGFLKMLRGTGLRAQASKYDYTYMEHAPYEILSSHMMPFSDIIRLKRLEDVLEKYWNSHRMDHTAKYLIRHVFDSPFDFFQEFGDYWEERGWQKIGHQLEDLFTRLQSFLIDRGTPSMDVITGLMKLDYFLGHKYKPRKIWWDFVLDKSDWSSYLKDIAANPGQISAQLAEAGLNERELQKYTVLEVLPFSLEAVLDSISGMRADEGLEDGEADMANLEALPSADSPLQGAADSSLEETAQAASSAVAVAEPASIREGRTLLIVMYQQNESQRAQYYTLPL is encoded by the coding sequence ATGAAAATCGTCCTGACCACGTTAAACGCCAAATATATTCATACCTCACTCGCAATCCGCTTGCTAAAAGCGTACAGTGAGCATGAATTTAAGGATATTCATTTGGCAGAGTACACCATCAAAGATCCCGTGATGAATATCGTGTCCGACTTGTTTCAGAAACGGCCAGATGTGATTGGCTTCTCCTGTTATATCTGGAACATCGAAGAGACGCTGAAGCTGATTGGTATTCTTAAGCAAGTGATGCCTGAAGTTACGATTGTTCTCGGAGGACCGGAAGTTTCGTATGAGCCGCTTCATTGGATGAAAAGAGAAGCTGGCATTGATTTTATAGTTAACGGAGATGGGGAAGAGACGTTCCACCATTTGCTGCAGGAGCTAAGGGATGATCGTAAGTTTCACTTTGTGTATGGAGCCGCTTATCGCAAGGGAGAAGAGATCATCGTCAATCCTCCACGTCCCAAAAGCGATCTGAATACGCTGCCTACGCCGCATCGTTTTCCTGAGGATATTCCAGATTTGAGTAAACGTATTGTTTATTTTGAGACGAGCCGCGGATGCCCATTTAACTGCCAGTTCTGTTTATCCAGTATTGAAGTAGGCGTACGTTATTATGATATTGAACGAGTGAAATCTGATCTGCTTTATTTAATACAGAATGGCGCCAAAATCATTAAATTTCTGGACCGTACCTTCAATATCAACCGCAACTATGCGATGGAAATGTTTCAATTCCTGATCGATAATCATCAAGGCTGCGTGTTTCAGTTCGAAATTACCGCAGATATCATGCGGCCGGAAGTTCTGGATTTCCTATCTAAGAATGCGCCCCCGGGTATTTTTAGATTTGAAATTGGGGTGCAATCTACCAACGATGAGACAAATGAGCTTGTTAAACGCCGCCAGAATTTCAAAAAGCTGTCCCGTACCGTAATGAAGATTAAGGCAAGCGGCAATATCGATCAGCATCTGGATTTGATTGCCGGACTACCTATGGAGGATTACAGTACCTTCCGTAAAACGTTTAATGATGTATTCGTTATGGAGCCGGAAGAGCTACAGCTAGGATTCCTCAAAATGCTGCGGGGAACGGGGCTGCGGGCGCAGGCGTCTAAATATGATTACACGTATATGGAACACGCACCTTATGAAATCCTTAGCAGTCATATGATGCCCTTCTCTGACATTATCCGTTTGAAGCGGCTTGAGGATGTGCTGGAGAAATACTGGAACAGCCACCGGATGGACCATACGGCCAAGTACTTGATCCGTCATGTATTTGATTCGCCATTCGATTTCTTTCAGGAGTTCGGTGACTACTGGGAGGAGAGAGGCTGGCAAAAGATTGGCCATCAGCTGGAAGATCTCTTCACCCGCTTGCAGTCCTTCCTGATAGATCGCGGGACGCCATCTATGGATGTTATAACTGGCTTGATGAAGCTCGATTATTTCCTTGGACACAAGTACAAGCCGCGCAAAATCTGGTGGGATTTCGTGCTGGATAAATCGGATTGGTCGAGCTATTTGAAGGATATCGCGGCTAATCCGGGTCAAATTTCTGCCCAATTGGCTGAAGCAGGACTTAACGAAAGAGAACTGCAAAAGTATACTGTGCTGGAAGTGTTGCCATTCTCGCTGGAAGCGGTGTTGGATTCCATCAGCGGCATGCGTGCCGATGAGGGCCTTGAGGATGGTGAAGCTGATATGGCTAATCTGGAGGCTTTGCCTTCGGCAGACTCGCCATTACAGGGAGCAGCAGATAGTAGTTTAGAAGAGACTGCCCAAGCAGCAAGCTCGGCTGTAGCAGTAGCGGAGCCCGCTTCCATTAGGGAAGGGCGCACGCTACTAATCGTAATGTATCAGCAGAACGAGAGCCAACGCGCTCAGTACTACACACTGCCTTTGTGA